A single genomic interval of Aureliella helgolandensis harbors:
- a CDS encoding heavy metal translocating P-type ATPase → MKKIKLELKVLMPNVPDAQDGCVERLTELLRIKVGIDDAHVTDESHQQPDRLCIHYDPNKVSLSEVRDFARRAGAELALRYGHVIRRIESMHEGRASAIQSRLSRMKGVLEAVVSADGSVRVEFDRDLTDEANIAAVLADWSRQSQAHEHATDKQVADHKKHDHKEHDHTGHDHAHGGIFGPRSELIFAILCGVFLLAGWLIETFADISAWIPLGCYVAAYVFGGYYTVIEAIEKIRAGKFEIDFLMIVAAAGAATLGAWAEGALLLFLFSIGHALEGYAMGKAKRAIEALSELAPRTARVRRDAAETEIPVEELVVGDVVVIKPDERVPADGFVIAGESSINQAPITGESVPVDKRPVDDAQAAAADPESLSAEYRAFAGTINQSGAIEIQVTKTAAENTLARVVTMVSDAETRVSPTQKFTKKFERYFVPSVITGVVLLMFAPLVIDEGFSDSFYRAMAVLVAASPCALAIATPSAVLSGVARAARGGILVKGGGPLESLGSLDAIAFDKTGTLTEGEPKVTDVRTAEGVDESELLRIAIAVEDLSKHPLAKAVVRDGRKKLGEGESGSGGDIPEATDLKSITGRGIQATVKGDLVHIGKDDLFAEVDGPPLPDSVRSIVETLEQNGRTTMIVRRGDRYLGVIGLMDTPREASKRTIARLRELGIKRMIMISGDNQQVADAVAKEVGLDEARGDLMPDDKVTEIKKLQSEGGVAMVGDGVNDAPAMASASVGIAMGAAGSDVALETADVALMADNLDHLPLAIGLSRATRRIIRQNLLMSLGMVAFLVPATIFGLNIGPAVALHEGSTLVVVFNALRLLAYQSPSTEKE, encoded by the coding sequence GTGAAGAAGATCAAACTAGAACTGAAGGTACTGATGCCGAACGTCCCCGACGCTCAGGATGGGTGTGTGGAGCGTTTGACCGAACTGCTTCGCATTAAGGTTGGGATCGATGACGCTCATGTTACCGACGAATCGCATCAGCAGCCGGATCGATTGTGTATTCACTATGACCCAAACAAGGTCTCATTGTCTGAAGTGCGCGACTTTGCGCGACGCGCCGGGGCCGAACTTGCACTTCGCTACGGGCATGTGATTCGGCGCATTGAGTCGATGCACGAAGGTCGAGCCTCGGCGATACAATCGCGGCTGTCTCGCATGAAAGGTGTGTTGGAAGCCGTTGTCTCGGCCGATGGTTCGGTGCGAGTCGAGTTCGATCGCGATCTAACGGACGAAGCTAACATCGCGGCTGTGCTCGCGGATTGGTCTCGCCAGTCCCAAGCTCATGAGCATGCCACCGACAAGCAGGTGGCTGACCACAAGAAGCACGATCACAAGGAACATGACCATACGGGGCACGATCACGCGCATGGCGGAATCTTCGGGCCAAGGTCGGAACTGATCTTCGCTATCCTCTGCGGCGTGTTCTTGCTGGCCGGATGGCTGATCGAGACGTTTGCAGATATTAGCGCATGGATTCCACTGGGTTGTTACGTTGCAGCCTATGTATTCGGTGGCTACTACACTGTTATTGAAGCGATTGAAAAGATTCGAGCTGGAAAGTTCGAGATCGACTTTTTGATGATCGTCGCCGCCGCCGGTGCAGCGACACTCGGCGCCTGGGCGGAAGGAGCATTGTTGCTGTTTCTTTTCAGCATCGGCCACGCTCTGGAAGGCTACGCAATGGGTAAAGCCAAGCGCGCCATCGAAGCCTTGTCCGAACTCGCACCTCGAACGGCTCGCGTTCGACGCGATGCAGCAGAAACGGAAATTCCAGTTGAAGAGCTAGTGGTTGGCGACGTCGTCGTCATCAAGCCTGATGAACGAGTCCCAGCCGATGGCTTCGTAATCGCTGGCGAATCCAGCATCAACCAAGCACCGATTACCGGGGAGAGTGTTCCTGTCGATAAACGACCGGTCGACGACGCCCAAGCCGCAGCGGCCGATCCCGAATCACTTTCCGCTGAATATCGTGCCTTCGCTGGCACAATCAATCAGTCCGGGGCCATCGAGATCCAAGTCACCAAGACGGCGGCTGAGAACACGCTCGCCCGCGTTGTGACGATGGTCAGCGACGCAGAAACACGGGTTTCGCCAACGCAAAAGTTCACAAAGAAATTCGAGCGTTACTTTGTCCCGTCCGTCATCACTGGTGTTGTACTGCTGATGTTTGCACCATTGGTCATCGACGAAGGTTTTAGCGATTCATTCTACCGAGCGATGGCAGTCCTAGTCGCGGCAAGCCCATGTGCTCTCGCGATCGCAACACCTAGTGCAGTCTTAAGCGGTGTCGCCCGAGCAGCTCGCGGCGGAATCCTCGTCAAAGGCGGCGGTCCTCTGGAAAGTCTTGGCAGTCTCGACGCGATCGCATTCGACAAAACCGGAACACTTACCGAAGGCGAACCCAAAGTCACGGACGTTCGCACCGCTGAAGGTGTCGACGAATCGGAACTCTTGCGGATTGCCATCGCCGTCGAAGACCTTAGCAAACACCCGCTCGCCAAAGCCGTCGTACGCGACGGTAGAAAGAAGTTGGGAGAGGGGGAGTCTGGGAGTGGGGGAGATATTCCAGAAGCGACCGATTTAAAGAGCATCACGGGGCGTGGAATCCAGGCGACCGTCAAAGGCGACTTGGTTCACATTGGCAAAGACGACCTATTCGCAGAGGTCGATGGTCCACCTCTTCCCGATAGCGTGCGATCGATCGTCGAGACGCTCGAACAGAACGGGCGCACGACGATGATCGTACGTCGTGGCGACCGTTACCTCGGCGTCATCGGACTGATGGACACACCACGCGAAGCATCCAAACGAACGATCGCTCGGCTGCGTGAACTCGGTATCAAACGAATGATCATGATTTCCGGCGACAATCAACAAGTCGCCGACGCCGTTGCCAAAGAAGTCGGACTGGACGAGGCTCGCGGCGACCTGATGCCCGATGACAAAGTCACCGAAATCAAGAAGCTGCAAAGCGAAGGCGGCGTTGCAATGGTTGGTGACGGAGTCAATGACGCCCCCGCGATGGCATCTGCTTCGGTCGGCATCGCCATGGGAGCCGCCGGCAGCGACGTCGCCCTGGAAACCGCAGACGTAGCGCTGATGGCCGACAACCTCGACCACCTCCCACTCGCGATTGGACTGAGCCGCGCCACTCGACGCATCATCCGTCAAAATCTCCTGATGAGTTTGGGCATGGTCGCGTTCCTGGTTCCCGCGACGATCTTTGGCCTCAACATCGGTCCAGCAGTCGCCCTGCATGAAGGCTCCACACTCGTTGTAGTCTTCAATGCTTTGCGGTTGCTTGCCTATCAATCGCCATCAACGGAAAAGGAATAG
- a CDS encoding methyltransferase family protein, whose product MLLILFILTAILLVVVNGMLAYSVVRPSQRIWPPPAQQTWQYYVVWLLTILCFGGFIVVGLVDWNSFEWSPWFRWPVGVGLIVVGNILAWVGVRQLSLKTTSGHAGQLVTEGLYKHSRNPQYIGDITIIAGWAILSASPWAIPLCLGGIAAFVITPFAEEPWLEELHGDAYRGYRLRVPRFFGIRSLYRNLE is encoded by the coding sequence GTGTTGCTGATTCTCTTTATCCTGACCGCGATCCTGCTGGTCGTCGTCAATGGTATGCTCGCCTATTCGGTTGTCAGACCGTCACAGCGCATCTGGCCTCCGCCAGCACAACAGACGTGGCAATACTATGTCGTGTGGTTACTCACCATTCTTTGCTTCGGCGGCTTCATTGTCGTGGGACTCGTCGACTGGAACAGCTTTGAATGGTCGCCTTGGTTTCGTTGGCCCGTGGGAGTCGGCCTGATCGTTGTCGGGAACATTCTCGCTTGGGTTGGCGTTCGTCAGTTGAGTCTGAAGACGACCTCCGGCCACGCAGGGCAACTTGTCACGGAAGGACTCTATAAGCACAGCCGGAACCCGCAATACATTGGGGACATCACAATCATCGCTGGCTGGGCGATCCTTTCAGCTTCACCATGGGCGATCCCGTTGTGTCTCGGTGGCATCGCGGCATTTGTTATAACGCCGTTCGCGGAAGAGCCATGGCTGGAAGAACTTCATGGTGACGCCTATCGAGGGTATCGCCTCCGAGTGCCGCGATTCTTCGGCATTCGCTCGTTGTACCGCAATCTCGAGTAA
- a CDS encoding HAD-IC family P-type ATPase: protein MKSITGRGIQASVEGDLVHIGKDDLFAEVDGPPLSDSVRSIVESLEQNGRTTMIVRRGERYLGVIGLMDTPREASKRTIARLRELGIKRMIMISGDNQQVADAVAKEVGLDEARGDLMPEDKVAEIKKLQSEGGVAMVGDGVNDAPAMASASVGIAMGAAGSDVALETADVALMADNLDQLPLAIGLSRATRRIIRQNLWMSLGMVVFLVPATILGLNIGPAVALHEGSTLVVVFNALRLLAYQPPLRTMNSDVA, encoded by the coding sequence TTGAAGAGCATTACCGGCCGTGGGATTCAAGCGTCCGTCGAAGGCGACTTGGTTCACATTGGCAAAGACGACCTATTCGCGGAGGTCGATGGTCCACCGCTCTCCGATAGCGTGCGTTCGATCGTCGAGTCGCTCGAACAAAACGGACGCACGACGATGATCGTTCGTCGCGGCGAGCGTTATCTTGGCGTCATCGGTTTGATGGATACGCCTCGCGAAGCGTCCAAGCGAACGATCGCTCGACTGCGTGAACTCGGTATCAAACGAATGATTATGATTTCAGGCGACAATCAGCAAGTCGCCGACGCCGTCGCCAAGGAAGTTGGCCTGGACGAAGCTCGCGGCGACTTGATGCCAGAAGACAAGGTGGCTGAAATCAAGAAGCTGCAAAGCGAAGGCGGCGTTGCGATGGTAGGTGACGGAGTCAACGACGCCCCCGCGATGGCATCTGCTTCGGTCGGCATCGCCATGGGCGCAGCCGGTAGCGATGTCGCCCTCGAAACCGCCGACGTCGCCCTCATGGCTGACAACCTGGACCAACTCCCACTCGCCATCGGACTTAGCCGCGCCACCCGCCGCATCATTCGTCAAAACTTATGGATGAGTCTCGGCATGGTTGTCTTCCTTGTTCCCGCAACGATTCTCGGTCTCAACATCGGTCCCGCCGTTGCCCTTCACGAAGGCTCGACTCTTGTCGTCGTCTTCAATGCACTACGGCTGCTTGCTTATCAGCCCCCTCTGCGAACAATGAACAGTGATGTCGCTTAA
- a CDS encoding efflux RND transporter periplasmic adaptor subunit produces MKWKLPKLPWSSIRIVVGIALLIAAGSTYSMWWPPLSAWIDHTLISQRKAPASEESIDSQAGAAASVQAASLALTAQSRLNLGLTDDYLKPIELTTYSRSITMPAVIVPKPGRSQIVVASPLNGVVTHVHAVTGEAVMPGELLFEIRLTYEDLVETQTLYLKTLSELEVENREIVRLEQATQSGAISGKSLLDRRYAKDKLEAHLRSLREALRLHGLSDRQVDAIGLDGKLLRDLKVVAPDIDRHDESEELRLSQNPYRPVSLTSSGLAVSPELENHKPLVIEELQIHKGQAVMAGEKLCSLSDYAELFIEGKAFEQDVPAIAKAAQQGWPVDAVFPGDSGATRVTGLELAFVGNSIDPDSRTLSFFVELPNQVMRDEKNSEGQRYLSWQYRVGQRLELQVPVEQWESQIVVPVDAVVKEGADWYVFQQNGANFTRVPVHVKHRDQSSAVIANDGSIFPGDVIALKSAHQMQMAIKNKSGGGADPHAGHNH; encoded by the coding sequence ATGAAGTGGAAACTCCCAAAACTGCCTTGGTCGTCGATTCGGATCGTGGTTGGCATAGCGCTGTTGATTGCCGCCGGCTCCACCTATTCGATGTGGTGGCCGCCGCTATCAGCTTGGATCGACCACACATTGATCTCGCAGCGAAAGGCTCCGGCTAGCGAAGAGAGTATTGACTCGCAAGCCGGTGCTGCAGCCAGCGTGCAAGCGGCTTCGCTCGCGCTAACAGCCCAGTCGCGATTGAATCTAGGGCTGACTGACGATTACTTGAAACCGATCGAATTAACGACCTACAGTCGTTCGATCACCATGCCTGCAGTCATCGTTCCCAAACCGGGCCGTTCGCAGATCGTCGTGGCTTCGCCGCTTAATGGCGTCGTGACGCATGTTCACGCGGTTACCGGTGAAGCGGTCATGCCAGGTGAGCTACTGTTCGAGATTCGATTGACCTATGAAGATCTCGTCGAAACGCAAACTCTCTATTTAAAAACTCTGAGTGAACTCGAAGTTGAAAACCGTGAGATAGTACGTCTCGAGCAAGCGACGCAGTCCGGGGCCATTTCTGGCAAGTCGCTCTTAGATCGGCGTTACGCGAAGGACAAACTGGAAGCCCATCTCAGATCACTTCGCGAAGCGCTCCGGCTGCATGGTTTATCCGATCGTCAGGTTGACGCAATTGGACTGGATGGAAAGCTACTGCGCGATCTCAAAGTAGTAGCTCCTGATATCGACCGTCATGACGAAAGCGAAGAACTGCGTCTAAGCCAGAATCCGTATCGTCCCGTTTCATTGACTAGTTCGGGACTGGCTGTTTCGCCTGAATTGGAAAATCACAAACCATTGGTGATCGAGGAGCTCCAAATCCACAAAGGCCAAGCGGTCATGGCGGGCGAGAAGTTATGCTCACTTTCCGACTACGCGGAGTTGTTCATCGAGGGGAAGGCATTTGAGCAAGATGTCCCGGCTATCGCCAAAGCGGCTCAACAGGGTTGGCCCGTCGACGCGGTGTTCCCTGGAGACTCTGGCGCTACCAGAGTGACTGGCCTAGAGTTAGCTTTCGTTGGCAACTCGATCGACCCCGATTCCCGCACGCTTTCGTTCTTCGTAGAGCTACCAAATCAAGTAATGAGGGACGAGAAAAACTCAGAAGGGCAGCGATACCTCTCCTGGCAATACCGCGTGGGTCAACGACTGGAGCTTCAAGTGCCAGTTGAACAGTGGGAAAGCCAGATCGTTGTTCCGGTGGATGCCGTCGTCAAAGAGGGAGCCGACTGGTACGTATTTCAGCAAAATGGAGCGAACTTCACCCGCGTTCCGGTACACGTTAAGCATAGGGACCAATCGTCTGCGGTCATTGCAAACGACGGGTCAATCTTCCCTGGCGATGTCATTGCGCTTAAGTCAGCGCATCAGATGCAAATGGCGATCAAGAACAAATCGGGTGGTGGTGCAGATCCACACGCTGGGCATAACCACTAG
- a CDS encoding TolC family protein: MSPVTKFYAVITCVLLLLYSSGCATRRVGHATNMSLASSDNPSRESTKPTSDSLVTTVSYLGEVENGQANFPESIIVAPNSSFSEIGETQPAMTLRDFESLAYSNNPTIRELAATTQKAAGFRTQVGLRANPIVGYQAVQLADRGTDQHTAFIEQEIITGNKLALNRNVQNEALRSQLFELETQKLRVATDIRVKFYEALAAQRRVELIENFRSVTDKGLELAELRKQALEGSKVDVLQAKVQKNEIDLALQQAQVTFEATWRELAAIAGSPELASGTLLGELPKSEALLDWNGLSATMISASPEYQAAQARISRARANLQRQGVQAIPNITAQLAAGVDNATNSGLINFQIGAPIPVFNKNQGNIAAARAEYCRAVMDAERIQNAIKARLAVVSREFDSSLAAVSKYSQEILPSAQESLELAEVAYKAGETSFVQVLVSRRTYFDSNLQYVLAQSQLAQAKSKVDGYVLTGALDAVIDQSGDDSLRGLTFSQQ, encoded by the coding sequence ATGTCACCCGTTACCAAATTCTATGCCGTTATCACCTGCGTTCTACTTTTGCTTTATTCGAGTGGCTGCGCGACGCGACGCGTAGGTCATGCAACCAACATGTCGCTAGCGTCGTCTGATAATCCCAGTCGCGAGTCCACGAAGCCCACCAGTGACAGTCTAGTCACGACGGTTTCCTATCTGGGCGAAGTTGAGAACGGGCAGGCGAACTTCCCAGAGTCGATTATCGTCGCACCCAACAGCAGCTTTTCGGAAATCGGTGAAACGCAGCCCGCTATGACTCTTAGAGACTTCGAATCGCTGGCCTATTCGAACAATCCGACGATTCGCGAGTTGGCTGCCACTACTCAGAAGGCAGCAGGCTTCCGTACTCAGGTTGGACTCCGAGCAAACCCGATTGTTGGCTATCAAGCAGTACAATTGGCAGACCGTGGCACCGACCAACATACTGCCTTTATCGAGCAAGAGATCATCACTGGAAATAAACTAGCCCTCAATCGAAACGTGCAGAATGAAGCACTTAGATCCCAGTTGTTCGAGCTCGAGACGCAGAAGCTTAGAGTGGCAACCGATATTCGCGTGAAGTTTTACGAAGCGTTGGCTGCCCAGCGTCGAGTCGAATTGATTGAGAACTTCCGGTCAGTTACCGACAAGGGACTCGAACTCGCCGAACTGCGCAAGCAGGCCTTGGAGGGTTCCAAAGTTGACGTACTGCAAGCCAAGGTTCAAAAGAACGAAATTGATTTGGCATTGCAACAGGCTCAAGTGACCTTCGAGGCAACCTGGAGAGAGCTAGCGGCAATTGCGGGCTCTCCGGAATTGGCGTCAGGAACTTTGCTGGGAGAATTGCCGAAATCAGAAGCGCTACTTGATTGGAATGGATTGAGTGCGACCATGATCTCCGCCAGCCCTGAGTACCAGGCAGCTCAAGCTCGCATCAGTCGTGCCCGCGCCAATCTACAACGACAAGGGGTTCAAGCGATCCCGAATATCACCGCTCAGTTGGCCGCAGGTGTAGACAATGCAACCAACTCCGGTTTGATCAATTTTCAGATCGGTGCGCCAATCCCTGTCTTTAATAAGAACCAAGGCAATATAGCGGCGGCTCGCGCCGAGTATTGCCGTGCAGTTATGGACGCGGAGCGAATTCAAAACGCAATCAAAGCTCGGTTAGCTGTTGTCTCACGCGAATTCGATTCGTCGCTTGCAGCCGTTTCCAAGTACTCGCAGGAGATTCTTCCCAGCGCTCAGGAATCGCTAGAGTTGGCAGAAGTTGCGTACAAAGCTGGAGAAACGAGCTTTGTGCAAGTCCTAGTATCCCGTCGAACCTATTTCGATTCCAACTTGCAATACGTCCTAGCGCAATCGCAGCTTGCCCAAGCGAAATCCAAAGTCGACGGATACGTGCTTACCGGTGCTCTGGATGCGGTCATTGACCAAAGCGGTGACGACAGCCTACGTGGCCTGACGTTCAGCCAGCAATAA
- a CDS encoding efflux RND transporter permease subunit has protein sequence MLNAVIRFALHQRMLTIAIAVFLIGYGTWQILVMPIDVFPDLNRPRVVIMTEAAGMAPEEVESLITFPIETTMNGANGVEAVRSSSGVGISVIYVEFAYGTDVYTDRQIVAERMQMVQDRLPKGIAPQLAPISSIMGQIIMLGMWSDDPNVDTMALRTTADWVVRQRLLTIPGVSQVFTMGGQRKQFQVLVDPDAMLRLGVTLEQVEASVAASNENGTGGYLDRQGPNELLVRSLGRLKSIDELKKVPITIRDGRPVLLSQVAQVVEGAQVKRGDSSAFVRTASENADAQSTWSGGPAVVLTINKQPGADTRSVTNAIMQALEELNPTLPSGVQVMPVYSQKTFIDRAIENVVEALRDGGILVVIILFLFLMNLRTTFITLTAIPLSLVMTAIVFAVFGLSINTMTLGGIAVAMGELVDDAIVDVENIFRRLKENRIAGSPLNPLLVVFRASTEVRRSIVFGTMIVILVFIPLFALGGMEGKLFVPLGIAYIVSILSSLVVSLTVTPVLSYWLLGLSKGSGHEQDGIVLRGLKWLGSKVIEFSLAVPRFNIAVTLCFVGLAAIFLSRLEKDFLPPFNEGTIQLNVVLPPGTSLAASNTIAQTVEKSLMQIEDVQRFARRTGRAELDEHAEGVNMSEIIIELDPESPRSREEQLAEIREAMEDIPGIVTAVEQPIAHLISHMISGVKAQVGIKVYGDDLDLLRQKAEQIKAEMELVPGVADALIEPQVIIPQLRIELDRDRLLQYGLTAAAVNEYIQTAMNGKVVSEVLDGMRTFDLIVRMKEDYREDISQLKRLSVQLPEGGTLPLSALARIYEAGGPNTVNRENVRRRVVIQCNVADRGVVDVVTDIQAIIKPITDTLPSGYFVEFGGQFQSQQSASRIIAVLFLISLLGVFMVLYTLFRSSILALQVMAALPMAFIGAVAALVITGQTLTIAAMVGFISLAGIASRNGILLLQHYLHLVEHEGESFTKSMVVRAGVERLAPVLMTALTSGIGLVPLVLSAGEAGKEILYPVATVILGGLVTSTALDFLVRPALFLLFGMKAAEKVVHHSQDEIELEEELKDRSGPKEHGDARAARSTVSTAVTSS, from the coding sequence ATGTTAAACGCAGTTATACGATTTGCCTTGCACCAGCGGATGCTCACTATTGCCATAGCAGTATTCTTGATTGGATACGGTACGTGGCAAATTCTCGTGATGCCGATCGACGTGTTTCCCGATCTGAATCGGCCCCGCGTGGTGATTATGACGGAAGCCGCAGGCATGGCTCCCGAGGAAGTGGAATCATTGATCACGTTCCCAATCGAAACGACGATGAATGGAGCGAATGGGGTCGAAGCTGTGCGGAGTTCGTCGGGTGTTGGTATCTCGGTGATCTATGTCGAATTTGCTTACGGCACGGATGTCTACACAGACCGACAGATCGTGGCGGAACGAATGCAAATGGTACAGGATCGGCTGCCGAAGGGGATTGCTCCCCAGTTGGCTCCGATCTCATCGATCATGGGGCAGATCATCATGCTCGGCATGTGGAGCGATGATCCTAACGTGGACACTATGGCACTTAGGACGACGGCCGACTGGGTCGTACGCCAGCGATTGCTTACCATCCCAGGTGTCTCTCAAGTTTTTACGATGGGGGGACAACGCAAGCAGTTTCAAGTTCTAGTTGATCCTGATGCTATGCTGAGATTAGGAGTCACCCTAGAACAGGTTGAAGCCTCCGTGGCCGCCAGCAATGAGAACGGAACTGGTGGCTATCTCGACCGCCAAGGTCCCAATGAGCTATTGGTGCGGTCGCTGGGTCGGCTGAAGTCGATCGACGAACTGAAGAAAGTGCCAATCACTATTCGTGACGGTCGGCCGGTACTGCTCTCCCAAGTAGCGCAGGTCGTTGAAGGAGCCCAAGTCAAGCGCGGCGACAGTTCAGCATTTGTCAGAACTGCGAGTGAAAACGCTGATGCTCAGTCAACCTGGTCCGGCGGTCCAGCAGTCGTGCTGACCATTAACAAACAGCCTGGTGCTGATACTCGCAGTGTAACGAATGCGATCATGCAAGCGCTTGAGGAACTGAACCCCACATTGCCAAGTGGCGTTCAAGTGATGCCTGTCTACTCGCAGAAAACATTTATTGACCGCGCAATCGAGAACGTGGTGGAAGCCTTGCGTGATGGCGGCATACTAGTCGTAATCATCCTGTTCCTATTCCTGATGAACTTGCGGACCACATTCATCACTTTGACGGCTATTCCGCTCTCATTGGTAATGACTGCCATCGTATTTGCTGTCTTCGGACTATCAATCAACACGATGACACTGGGCGGCATTGCCGTGGCTATGGGCGAATTGGTGGACGATGCGATCGTAGATGTTGAGAATATTTTTAGACGGCTCAAGGAGAATCGTATCGCTGGCAGTCCACTCAACCCGCTGCTGGTGGTGTTTCGCGCCAGCACCGAGGTTCGACGTTCGATTGTCTTTGGCACAATGATCGTCATTCTCGTATTCATCCCGCTATTCGCTCTCGGAGGAATGGAAGGCAAGTTGTTTGTGCCGCTGGGAATTGCCTACATCGTTTCGATTCTTTCATCGTTGGTCGTCTCGCTAACAGTAACCCCCGTGCTTTCGTACTGGTTGCTGGGGCTGAGTAAAGGCAGCGGCCACGAGCAGGACGGAATTGTCTTACGTGGGCTCAAGTGGTTAGGGTCAAAAGTCATCGAATTCAGCTTGGCCGTTCCCAGATTCAACATTGCAGTGACACTTTGTTTCGTAGGCCTTGCAGCCATCTTTCTGTCGCGGTTGGAAAAGGACTTCTTGCCACCCTTCAACGAAGGGACGATTCAACTTAACGTCGTTCTTCCGCCAGGAACGTCGCTAGCAGCGTCCAATACCATCGCTCAAACGGTTGAAAAATCGCTTATGCAGATTGAGGATGTTCAGCGCTTCGCACGCCGTACGGGTCGTGCGGAGTTAGACGAGCACGCTGAGGGAGTGAACATGAGCGAGATCATCATCGAACTCGACCCTGAGTCGCCTCGCTCACGCGAAGAGCAATTGGCGGAAATTCGCGAAGCAATGGAAGACATTCCTGGTATTGTGACAGCCGTTGAGCAGCCCATTGCACACTTGATTTCGCACATGATCTCTGGTGTGAAGGCACAAGTAGGCATTAAGGTCTACGGCGATGACCTCGATTTATTGCGGCAGAAGGCTGAGCAGATCAAAGCCGAGATGGAACTTGTGCCAGGTGTCGCCGACGCCTTGATCGAACCTCAAGTCATTATCCCGCAATTGCGAATTGAGCTCGACCGTGACCGACTGCTTCAATACGGATTAACAGCAGCCGCAGTCAACGAATACATTCAGACTGCGATGAATGGCAAAGTGGTTTCGGAAGTGCTCGACGGTATGCGCACCTTTGATTTGATCGTGCGTATGAAGGAGGACTATCGTGAAGACATCTCGCAACTAAAGCGACTCTCGGTGCAATTGCCCGAAGGCGGAACATTGCCACTGTCCGCGCTGGCTCGGATCTATGAAGCTGGCGGCCCCAATACAGTCAATCGCGAGAATGTTCGTCGACGAGTCGTCATTCAGTGCAATGTTGCGGATCGCGGTGTCGTTGATGTCGTGACAGATATCCAAGCAATCATTAAGCCGATCACCGACACGCTTCCGTCTGGCTACTTTGTTGAATTTGGTGGCCAATTCCAAAGCCAGCAATCTGCAAGTCGTATCATCGCGGTGTTGTTCTTGATCTCGCTGTTGGGCGTGTTCATGGTGCTCTACACTTTGTTCCGTTCTTCGATCTTAGCACTGCAGGTCATGGCCGCGTTGCCCATGGCCTTCATTGGGGCCGTGGCCGCTTTGGTGATAACTGGGCAGACGCTGACGATCGCCGCTATGGTTGGTTTCATTTCGCTAGCAGGAATCGCTTCGCGCAATGGCATTTTGCTGCTGCAGCACTATTTGCATCTTGTGGAACATGAAGGTGAAAGTTTTACAAAATCAATGGTCGTCCGCGCTGGAGTTGAGCGATTGGCTCCAGTCTTAATGACAGCACTTACCTCCGGGATTGGCCTCGTACCGCTCGTGCTATCTGCGGGCGAAGCAGGCAAAGAGATTCTATATCCCGTTGCGACCGTAATCCTTGGCGGACTAGTGACTTCCACTGCGTTGGATTTTCTGGTGCGACCCGCCTTGTTCTTGCTGTTTGGCATGAAAGCTGCCGAGAAAGTCGTGCACCATTCACAAGACGAGATTGAACTTGAAGAAGAATTGAAGGATCGAAGTGGTCCTAAAGAACATGGCGATGCACGCGCTGCAAGATCGACAGTTTCAACAGCAGTCACATCGTCGTAA